Proteins encoded together in one Planctopirus ephydatiae window:
- a CDS encoding ATP-dependent Clp protease ATP-binding subunit — MYERFTDRARKVMQLANQEAQRFNHEYIGTEHILLGLVKEGSGVAANVLKNLDVDLRKIRLEVEKIVQSGPELVTMGKLPQTPRAKKVIEYAMEEARNLNHNYVGTEHLLLGLIREQEGVAAQVLMNLGLKLEDVREEVLNLLGHGIEGSEGTSERGNPATAGAGSSTGGSTSGKGSKSKTPALDSFGRDLTELARQSKLDPVIGRENEIERVIQILCRRQKNNPVLLGEAGVGKTAIVEGFAQMVVDGAVPELLRDKRIVVLDLAMMVAGTKYRGQFEERIKAVMNEVKRAKNTILFIDELHTLVGAGGAEGAIDASNVLKPALSRGELQCIGATTLDEYRKYIEKDGALERRFQRVDVEPPSATQTVEILKGLRDRYEQHHRVQITDDALASAVELSNRYITSRCLPDKAIDVIDEAGARVRLKSMVRPPDLKELEDEVERLNQAKEEAVANQDFEKAAALRDQADKLKKKKENLNREWREKSKETDGVVDAEVVAEVVSKMTGIPLTRLSSEDAVRLLQMEAELHKRVVSQEEAIKQVAKAVRRSRSGLKDPKRPIGVFLFAGPTGVGKTLTAKTLAEFMFGEQDALVQIDMSEYMEKHNVSRLIGAPPGYVGYEEGGQLTEKIRRRPYAVVLLDEIEKAHPDVFNMLLQIMEEGHLTDSFGRKVDFKNTIFIMTTNAGAKVISQGNTFGFGKQDEDSSYERMKQRLMHEIEHEFKPEFLGRLDELVVFRPLTRDHLKSIVDIELSKVRERLAEKNIELVMSDAAREFIVEKGNATEYGARPLRRAVENYIEDPLAEELLKGSFEGSNRVEVIVKEVGELKHLEFEPSRVETEEAAVAVAEVATGEATV; from the coding sequence GTGTACGAACGTTTTACGGATCGCGCTCGAAAAGTCATGCAGCTTGCCAATCAGGAAGCTCAGCGGTTCAATCACGAATACATCGGGACTGAACACATCCTTCTCGGCTTGGTCAAGGAAGGGTCGGGTGTTGCGGCAAACGTTCTGAAAAATCTCGATGTCGATCTTCGCAAGATCCGGCTCGAAGTTGAAAAGATCGTCCAGAGCGGCCCCGAACTCGTCACCATGGGGAAGCTTCCCCAGACACCTCGTGCCAAAAAGGTCATCGAGTACGCCATGGAAGAGGCGCGCAACCTCAACCATAACTATGTGGGAACCGAACACCTGCTGCTGGGTCTCATCCGCGAGCAGGAAGGTGTTGCTGCTCAAGTGCTCATGAATCTCGGGCTCAAGCTGGAAGATGTCCGCGAAGAAGTGCTGAATCTTCTGGGCCATGGCATTGAAGGCAGCGAAGGGACCAGCGAACGCGGCAATCCCGCGACGGCTGGAGCAGGCTCTTCAACGGGTGGCTCGACCTCTGGCAAAGGCTCGAAGAGCAAAACACCAGCACTCGACAGCTTTGGCCGCGATCTGACCGAACTCGCGCGTCAATCGAAACTCGATCCGGTGATTGGCCGTGAGAACGAAATCGAGCGCGTCATCCAGATTCTTTGCCGACGTCAGAAGAACAACCCTGTGCTGCTGGGTGAAGCCGGTGTCGGCAAGACCGCCATTGTCGAAGGCTTTGCCCAGATGGTGGTGGATGGTGCTGTCCCCGAACTTCTCCGCGACAAGCGGATTGTGGTTCTCGACCTCGCCATGATGGTCGCAGGGACGAAATATCGCGGTCAGTTTGAAGAACGCATTAAAGCGGTCATGAATGAAGTGAAGCGTGCGAAGAACACGATTCTCTTTATCGATGAATTGCACACACTGGTGGGTGCTGGCGGTGCCGAAGGAGCGATCGACGCTTCCAACGTGCTCAAGCCCGCGCTCAGCCGTGGCGAACTTCAGTGTATTGGGGCCACGACTCTCGATGAGTACCGCAAGTACATCGAGAAGGATGGCGCTCTGGAACGACGCTTCCAGCGTGTGGATGTCGAGCCGCCCAGTGCGACTCAGACCGTCGAAATCCTCAAGGGGCTGCGCGATCGCTACGAGCAGCACCATCGCGTGCAGATTACCGACGATGCACTGGCCTCGGCCGTCGAACTTTCCAACCGATACATCACATCGCGCTGCCTGCCCGATAAGGCTATCGACGTGATTGATGAAGCCGGTGCTCGCGTTCGGCTGAAATCCATGGTGCGTCCACCCGATCTGAAGGAACTCGAAGACGAAGTCGAACGGCTCAATCAAGCGAAAGAAGAAGCCGTTGCGAATCAGGATTTCGAGAAGGCAGCCGCTCTGCGTGATCAGGCTGACAAGCTCAAAAAGAAAAAAGAAAATCTGAATCGCGAGTGGCGTGAAAAGTCCAAAGAGACAGATGGCGTCGTTGATGCGGAAGTCGTGGCCGAAGTTGTCTCGAAGATGACTGGGATTCCACTGACACGTCTCTCGAGTGAAGACGCAGTTCGTCTGCTGCAGATGGAAGCGGAACTTCATAAGCGGGTCGTCAGCCAGGAAGAAGCCATTAAACAGGTGGCCAAGGCTGTGCGCCGCAGTCGCTCGGGACTCAAAGACCCCAAGCGACCGATTGGTGTCTTCCTGTTTGCAGGGCCCACTGGTGTCGGTAAGACTTTGACCGCCAAGACGCTGGCCGAATTCATGTTCGGTGAGCAGGACGCCCTCGTGCAGATCGACATGTCTGAGTACATGGAGAAGCACAACGTGAGCCGCTTGATCGGGGCACCTCCCGGTTATGTCGGTTACGAAGAAGGTGGCCAGCTCACCGAAAAAATTCGCCGCCGGCCCTACGCCGTGGTCCTGCTCGATGAAATCGAAAAGGCACACCCCGATGTCTTCAACATGCTGCTCCAGATTATGGAAGAAGGACATTTGACCGACAGCTTTGGTCGCAAGGTCGATTTCAAGAATACGATCTTCATCATGACGACCAATGCCGGTGCCAAGGTCATCAGCCAGGGGAACACCTTTGGCTTCGGCAAGCAGGATGAAGATTCGAGTTACGAGCGGATGAAGCAGCGGCTCATGCACGAAATTGAGCATGAGTTCAAGCCCGAATTCCTGGGCCGCCTCGATGAACTCGTTGTCTTCCGGCCACTCACTCGAGACCATCTCAAGTCGATTGTCGATATCGAACTCTCCAAAGTTCGAGAGCGACTTGCTGAGAAGAATATTGAACTTGTGATGAGTGATGCTGCCCGCGAGTTTATCGTCGAGAAGGGGAACGCTACCGAGTACGGTGCCCGCCCACTTCGCCGTGCTGTCGAGAACTACATCGAAGATCCACTCGCGGAAGAGTTACTCAAAGGCTCTTTTGAGGGGAGTAATCGAGTGGAAGTCATCGTCAAAGAAGTGGGAGAACTCAAGCATCTTGAGTTCGAACCATCCCGCGTCGAGACGGAAGAAGCTGCTGTGGCAGTCGCCGAAGTCGCCACTGGTGAAGCCACCGTCTGA
- a CDS encoding thiamine phosphate synthase: MEHFLTAAALRVIEAARGLTDATVMAPVTPEVFSPHASTARLDSDQVVEAALFWALLEEESVAHLRMIEQGLEIDDLRQRMERFLPSLPFSASDETDLQSSLSTSFDRMIRQARHEAHKVSRSEVGTEHLLRALFETNGWLTAWLAQEQIALAKPVEEISGPATSASGAPLEHEEILLPETAPPENLTAVYRLLDASGNRAREGLRVIEDAVRMVRNDGWFSRELKELRHRLTTALRMLPEEALLASRDTPNDVGTQITTMSETTRGSANDVIAAAFKRLQESLRSLEEYGKIINGYFASRIEAIRYQSYTLEKAVRIGQFSQKTLEGRVLYLLLSEKLCQRPVGQTLREALRAGVGIVQIREKSMSDRRLLDHARLVLDLAHEYDALVIMNDRPDLAALTQADGIHVGQDELTIAQVRQITGPRPLVGVSTHSLQQAEAAVIEGASYIGVGPTFPTTTKEFAEYAGLEYVREVAREIALPAYAIGGITTENAAEVVAAGATRLAVSSAICSANEPYDAARHLMEILNGA, translated from the coding sequence ATGGAACACTTTCTGACAGCCGCTGCCCTGCGTGTCATCGAAGCGGCTCGCGGTCTGACTGATGCAACGGTTATGGCGCCCGTGACGCCCGAGGTCTTTTCGCCACACGCCTCAACGGCCCGGTTAGACAGTGACCAGGTGGTGGAAGCGGCTTTGTTCTGGGCACTTCTGGAAGAAGAATCCGTCGCCCATTTGAGGATGATCGAACAGGGGCTTGAAATTGATGACCTGCGTCAACGCATGGAGCGTTTTCTCCCCAGCCTGCCATTTTCCGCCAGTGATGAGACAGATCTGCAGTCTTCGCTCTCGACCTCTTTTGACCGCATGATCCGCCAGGCCCGCCACGAAGCCCACAAAGTTTCGCGGTCGGAAGTGGGGACTGAGCATCTGCTGAGAGCACTGTTTGAAACGAATGGCTGGCTGACGGCGTGGCTCGCTCAGGAACAGATCGCACTGGCGAAACCTGTCGAGGAAATCTCTGGGCCCGCCACTTCTGCCAGCGGGGCACCTCTTGAACACGAAGAAATTTTGTTACCGGAAACCGCACCGCCTGAGAATCTAACAGCGGTGTATCGTCTGCTCGATGCTTCCGGTAATCGAGCCCGTGAGGGATTGCGGGTCATCGAAGATGCTGTCCGCATGGTGCGAAATGATGGCTGGTTCTCTCGTGAACTCAAAGAACTCCGGCATCGGCTGACCACCGCTCTACGCATGCTCCCCGAAGAGGCTCTGCTCGCCAGTCGAGATACCCCCAATGATGTCGGCACGCAGATCACGACGATGTCCGAAACCACGCGAGGTTCTGCCAACGATGTCATTGCGGCGGCTTTCAAACGTCTGCAGGAATCGCTGCGGTCGCTCGAAGAATACGGCAAAATCATCAATGGTTATTTTGCTTCGCGGATCGAAGCGATTCGCTATCAGTCTTACACGCTCGAAAAGGCTGTGCGAATCGGGCAGTTCTCACAGAAAACACTCGAAGGACGGGTGCTCTATTTATTACTGAGCGAAAAACTATGCCAGCGTCCGGTGGGTCAAACTTTGCGGGAAGCATTACGTGCCGGTGTGGGGATTGTGCAAATCCGCGAGAAATCGATGTCGGATCGCCGCCTGCTCGATCATGCCCGGCTCGTTCTGGATCTGGCCCATGAATACGATGCCCTTGTGATAATGAATGATCGACCGGACTTGGCCGCCCTGACTCAAGCCGATGGTATCCACGTCGGGCAGGACGAACTGACCATCGCCCAGGTGCGTCAGATTACGGGGCCGAGGCCACTGGTGGGAGTATCGACACATTCTCTCCAGCAGGCAGAAGCGGCAGTGATTGAAGGGGCGAGCTATATCGGCGTGGGCCCGACCTTTCCGACGACGACCAAAGAGTTTGCCGAGTATGCAGGGCTGGAATATGTGCGTGAAGTGGCCCGGGAGATCGCACTCCCGGCGTATGCCATTGGCGGTATCACCACTGAAAATGCTGCCGAAGTAGTCGCCGCCGGTGCCACCCGCCTCGCCGTCTCCAGCGCCATCTGCTCAGCCAATGAACCCTACGATGCAGCACGCCATTTGATGGAGATTTTGAATGGTGCATAG
- a CDS encoding protocadherin — MIRYSWVCLVAALVGATVADECHARGFGGGGGGGSRGGGGFGGGGGGGGGFDRGGGGGSFGGGGFDRGGGSFGGGGGSFGGGGGFDRSGSGGGGSFGGSGGFDRGGMGGQNFGGSGGDRSNMGGQGLGGGSFDRGNFGSQGLGGGSFDRSNFGGDSFNRGDLGNYGNAPSRSSLNSFLGLPSDDGMHGLSSSGGFGSNADVNHGSYEGPRGTTASGTTVTGPGGNTYGRGAVEGANGGMVAGRGVEGANGGAAGQGIAVGPNGGVAAGGAVRGPGGTEAARGAAVGPNGRVAAGEEVRGPDGAVAGRGVVAGPNGVAAGRFASGYTPMSATGRYTTAYGCRNNFNNYNYYGSGWYGNHPGAWAAAGWAAGTAWNTATWGLAAPYCGFYGVPPVYYDYGNNVVYQGGQVYVNNQDMGTSADYYNQATNLANTGNQLPVTNQGDWLPLGVFLLSMSGQTNSTTSVQLAVNKAGIIRGNWVDSSTNKTLPISGAVDMQTQKVAFTVGSDTNTVYETGLYNLTKDEAPALVHLGKDKTEQCLLVRLKQPQGDTAGNPNAASDASSNGVQISPGNSNP; from the coding sequence ATGATTCGATACAGTTGGGTTTGTCTCGTCGCAGCCTTAGTCGGCGCGACGGTCGCGGATGAATGCCACGCTCGTGGCTTTGGTGGCGGCGGTGGTGGTGGATCCCGCGGTGGCGGGGGGTTTGGCGGTGGCGGTGGCGGTGGCGGTGGATTTGACCGTGGCGGTGGTGGTGGCAGTTTTGGGGGCGGTGGATTTGACCGCGGAGGTGGAAGTTTTGGTGGTGGGGGCGGTAGCTTCGGCGGCGGTGGTGGCTTTGACCGGAGCGGATCAGGTGGCGGAGGAAGCTTCGGCGGAAGCGGTGGCTTTGACCGTGGCGGAATGGGCGGCCAGAACTTCGGTGGTAGTGGAGGTGATCGTAGCAACATGGGCGGCCAAGGTCTTGGCGGCGGTAGCTTTGATCGCGGCAACTTTGGTAGCCAGGGTCTTGGTGGTGGCAGCTTCGACCGTAGTAACTTCGGTGGTGATTCCTTCAATCGAGGTGATCTCGGTAACTATGGGAATGCCCCGAGCCGCAGCTCACTGAACAGTTTCCTCGGACTTCCTTCCGATGACGGAATGCATGGACTGAGTTCCTCTGGCGGTTTTGGCAGCAATGCTGATGTCAATCATGGGTCATATGAAGGTCCTCGTGGAACAACGGCGAGTGGCACCACAGTGACCGGGCCGGGTGGTAATACATATGGCCGTGGAGCAGTCGAGGGAGCCAACGGCGGAATGGTCGCTGGCCGAGGTGTTGAAGGTGCCAATGGTGGTGCAGCGGGCCAGGGCATTGCCGTCGGCCCCAATGGTGGCGTAGCTGCAGGGGGAGCAGTCCGGGGTCCCGGTGGTACTGAAGCCGCACGTGGAGCCGCAGTGGGCCCAAATGGCCGAGTGGCAGCTGGCGAAGAAGTTCGCGGACCCGATGGGGCCGTAGCCGGTCGCGGGGTTGTTGCAGGGCCCAACGGTGTTGCTGCAGGTCGCTTTGCCTCGGGCTATACCCCCATGTCGGCCACTGGTCGATATACCACGGCCTATGGATGCCGCAATAACTTCAATAACTACAACTATTACGGCTCTGGCTGGTACGGGAATCATCCAGGAGCTTGGGCTGCCGCAGGTTGGGCTGCTGGTACCGCATGGAATACTGCCACCTGGGGCCTGGCAGCTCCATATTGCGGGTTTTACGGTGTGCCCCCCGTCTACTACGATTATGGCAACAACGTTGTCTACCAGGGTGGGCAGGTCTATGTGAATAATCAGGACATGGGAACCTCGGCGGATTACTACAATCAGGCCACGAACCTGGCAAATACAGGGAATCAACTCCCAGTCACAAATCAGGGCGATTGGCTTCCTCTGGGTGTCTTTCTGCTCTCGATGAGTGGGCAGACCAATTCGACAACTTCAGTTCAACTGGCTGTGAACAAGGCGGGTATCATCCGAGGAAACTGGGTCGATTCCAGCACGAACAAAACGCTCCCCATTTCTGGTGCTGTCGATATGCAGACCCAAAAGGTGGCGTTTACCGTCGGTTCTGACACCAACACGGTATACGAAACCGGACTTTACAATCTGACCAAAGACGAAGCACCGGCTCTGGTTCATCTTGGCAAAGACAAGACCGAACAGTGCCTTCTGGTTCGGTTAAAGCAACCCCAGGGAGATACCGCCGGCAATCCCAATGCGGCGAGTGACGCCAGTTCCAATGGTGTGCAGATCTCTCCCGGAAACTCGAATCCTTAA